Proteins encoded in a region of the Mycolicibacterium duvalii genome:
- the rplD gene encoding 50S ribosomal protein L4: MTLTLEVRTPGGKTDGSIELPAALFDVEPNIALMHQVVTAQLAAARQGTHSTKTRGEVRGGGKKPYRQKGTGRARQGSTRAPQYAGGGTVHGPKPRDYSERTPKKMIRAALRGALSDRARNGRIHAVTELVEGQSPSTKSAKAFLASLTDRKQVLVVIGRADEASTLSVRNLPGVHVISPDQLNTYDVLKADDVVFSVEALNAYIEAGTKQEQEVTA, encoded by the coding sequence ATGACTCTGACTCTTGAGGTACGGACGCCCGGCGGCAAGACGGATGGCTCCATCGAGCTGCCCGCCGCGCTGTTCGACGTCGAACCCAACATCGCGTTGATGCACCAGGTGGTCACCGCTCAGCTTGCGGCGGCCCGGCAGGGCACGCACTCGACCAAGACCCGCGGCGAGGTCCGCGGCGGCGGCAAGAAGCCGTACCGCCAGAAGGGCACCGGCCGCGCCCGTCAGGGCTCGACGCGCGCGCCGCAGTACGCCGGCGGTGGCACCGTGCACGGTCCCAAGCCGCGCGACTACAGCGAGCGGACCCCGAAGAAGATGATCCGGGCCGCGCTGCGCGGCGCGCTGAGCGACCGGGCGCGCAACGGCCGTATCCACGCCGTCACCGAGCTGGTCGAGGGTCAGTCGCCGTCGACCAAGAGCGCCAAGGCGTTCCTGGCGAGCCTGACCGACCGTAAGCAGGTGCTGGTGGTCATCGGCCGCGCCGACGAGGCGAGCACGCTCAGCGTGCGCAATCTGCCTGGCGTACATGTCATTTCGCCCGACCAGCTCAACACGTACGACGTGCTCAAGGCCGACGACGTGGTGTTCAGCGTCGAGGCGCTGAACGCCTACATCGAGGCGGGCACCAAGCAGGAGCAGGAGGTAACGGCGTAG
- the rplC gene encoding 50S ribosomal protein L3 — protein sequence MAPSSNSGAPRRGILGTKLGMTQVFDENNKVVPVTVVKAGPNVVTRIRTAERDGYSAVQLAYGEISPRKVNKPLSGQYAVAGVNPRRHLAELRLDDEAAAAEYEVGQELTAEIFADGSYVDVTGTSKGKGFAGTMKRHGFRGQGASHGAQAVHRRPGSIGGCATPGRVFKGTRMSGRMGNDRVTTQNLKVHKVDAENNVLLIKGAIPGRNGGLVMVRSAVKRGEKA from the coding sequence ATGGCACCCTCAAGCAATTCGGGCGCTCCGCGCCGCGGCATTCTGGGCACCAAGCTGGGCATGACGCAGGTGTTCGACGAGAACAACAAGGTCGTGCCGGTGACGGTCGTCAAGGCCGGGCCCAACGTCGTCACGCGCATCCGCACCGCGGAGCGCGACGGGTACAGCGCCGTGCAGCTCGCCTACGGCGAGATCAGCCCGCGCAAGGTGAACAAGCCGCTTTCGGGGCAGTACGCCGTCGCCGGCGTGAACCCCCGCCGCCACCTCGCCGAGCTGCGGCTCGACGACGAGGCCGCGGCCGCCGAGTACGAAGTCGGCCAGGAGCTGACCGCCGAGATCTTCGCCGACGGCAGCTACGTCGACGTGACCGGCACCAGCAAGGGCAAGGGCTTCGCCGGCACCATGAAGCGGCACGGCTTCCGCGGCCAGGGCGCCTCCCACGGCGCGCAGGCCGTGCACCGCCGGCCGGGCTCGATCGGTGGCTGCGCCACCCCGGGCCGTGTCTTCAAGGGCACCCGCATGTCGGGCCGGATGGGCAACGACCGCGTCACCACGCAGAACCTGAAGGTGCACAAGGTCGACGCCGAGAACAACGTCCTGCTGATCAAGGGCGCGATCCCCGGACGCAACGGTGGACTGGTGATGGTCCGCAGCGCAGTTAAGCGAGGCGAGAAGGCATGA
- the rpsJ gene encoding 30S ribosomal protein S10, with product MAGQKIRIRLKAYDHEAIDASARKIVETVTRTGASVVGPVPLPTEKNVYCVIRSPHKYKDSREHFEMRTHKRLIDILDPTPKTVDALMRIDLPASVDVNIQ from the coding sequence GTGGCGGGACAGAAGATCCGCATCAGGCTCAAGGCCTACGACCATGAGGCGATCGACGCCTCGGCGCGCAAGATCGTCGAGACGGTCACCCGGACGGGCGCCAGCGTGGTCGGCCCGGTGCCGCTGCCGACCGAGAAGAACGTGTATTGCGTCATCCGGTCTCCGCACAAGTACAAGGACTCGCGCGAGCACTTCGAGATGCGCACCCACAAGCGCCTGATCGACATCCTCGACCCGACGCCGAAGACGGTCGACGCGTTGATGCGCATCGATCTGCCGGCCAGCGTCGACGTCAACATCCAGTAG